The following proteins are co-located in the Vigna unguiculata cultivar IT97K-499-35 chromosome 9, ASM411807v1, whole genome shotgun sequence genome:
- the LOC114162119 gene encoding heavy metal-associated isoprenylated plant protein 26 yields the protein MGALDHISELFDCSSGGSKLKKRKQLQTVEVKVKMDCEGCERKVKKAVEGMKGVNQVDVDRKANKVTVVGYVEASKVVARIAHRTGKKAELWPYVPYDVVEHPYAPGVYDKKAPSGYVRNTDDPHYSHLARASSTEVRYTTAFSDENPSACVVM from the exons ATGGGTGCTCTGGATCACATCTCCGAGCTCTTTGACTGCTCCAGCGGCGGTTCGAAACTGAAGAAGCGGAAGCAGTTGCAG ACGGTGGAGGTGAAAGTGAAGATGGACTGCGAAGGGTGCGAGAGGAAAGTGAAGAAAGCAGTGGAGGGGATGAAAGGCGTGAACCAGGTGGACGTGGATCGGAAGGCCAACAAAGTGACGGTGGTGGGGTACGTGGAGGCCTCTAAGGTGGTGGCCCGCATCGCTCACCGCACAGGTAAGAAAGCAGAGCTGTGGCCATACGTCCCCTACGACGTCGTTGAGCACCCCTACGCACCCGGGGTGTACGATAAGAAAGCCCCCTCCGGCTACGTGCGAAACACCGATGACCCTCACTATTCCCATCTCGCACGTGCCAGCTCCACCGAGGTCCGCTACACCACCGCCTTCAGCGACGAGAACCCCTCCGCTTGTGTCGTTATGTGA